The Arthrobacter russicus genome has a segment encoding these proteins:
- a CDS encoding BTAD domain-containing putative transcriptional regulator gives MSASDPGLPQLRLLGPVEVALGPDRVAAPPGPRAKALLIALSLAPGRISSAEQLIDDVWGLDAPASAKTALHTLISRTRSFCPALLESSSGGYRLGVTAAHIDLWHAEQSYRDAVAALPDAPLTANSIAEAALGLWTGDPGGDASPSPALDELRRQAERLFGDLQQIRGEALLAAGNAPAAVPALSRRAELEPLNEAANLRFVRALHEADRTPEALEHFELFRRRLRDELGSSPSPAAAALQARLLAPGSPERIPGNPPVPARRQFVSGVRAAPNELLGRDADLAGVEALLESGRVTTVLGPGGLGKTRLAMEVAQRAAAAGLPGVVVVELASVRDGADIWLALASALGIAEPGQKAARVAVDVRQRIIANLAERRTLLFLDNCEHVIADVAAIVADLIASVAVLKVLTTSRSPLDIAGERIYPLQALAVVSAEGTPPAVSLFLERANAARPGAALPMPAVSSLCARLEGLPLAIELAAARVRTMSVEEIQNRITEKFAMLTVLRASDRAAPERHRTLRAVIEWSWSLLQTEEQATLRRLCSFPDGFSLDAAVAVAGWDRTDSSSVEDDLEALLNQSLLRIQEHPLNGQLRYRMLETVREFGSLEQDVAGEQRTVAGRMADWARNWCLGRMDRCYGPQQVETIRDITVEQDNLVFLLRRALTEKDSPTVFWIFGLLGNYWSIRSMHQDVISFAPAVWDAVVGQEIDDREVPAALLSFTVLSGNVGMVDLRLAARARTMIRRMLAREVETDEHLRTMAAIWLNLGSAHRLQASIASARSSGNALTQASAYMAEAFLLENSGQTVKAITAAQEAFRLAKKYGDPWTMGTVSVSLSQLFSQRANHAQSLIWATRALGQLQALDAVGDLRQLHAMMAASQVSIGQLGAARETLATALASVPGDDPEQAVLAGSTIALQAEIALHSGQLAEGLEIYRTLLDSPVYRQMPPGPYGPLLYSAAIGAHLLFGLDGSTPRPGPDGVLPPLDHWIARLRVRTLVWRRIGGDAFTDRPVLGSSLLVIGSWAVLTSPPESPRSRIGLELVSMADGRQDMPSLLREPHLRAARNRLGDAAVARALRAAPGFETETALDRAYLLLRDPALR, from the coding sequence ATGAGCGCATCTGATCCCGGACTGCCGCAACTGCGGTTGTTGGGGCCGGTCGAGGTCGCGCTCGGCCCGGATCGGGTCGCGGCGCCGCCGGGCCCCCGGGCGAAAGCCTTGTTGATCGCGTTGTCACTGGCGCCTGGCCGGATCTCGAGCGCGGAACAGCTCATCGACGATGTTTGGGGATTGGACGCCCCGGCTTCGGCGAAAACCGCGTTGCACACCTTGATTTCCAGGACCCGTTCGTTTTGTCCGGCATTGCTGGAAAGCAGCAGCGGCGGCTACCGGCTCGGCGTCACCGCGGCGCACATCGACCTCTGGCATGCCGAGCAGTCGTACCGGGATGCGGTGGCCGCCTTGCCGGACGCCCCATTGACCGCGAATTCGATCGCTGAGGCGGCCCTCGGGCTCTGGACCGGGGATCCAGGCGGAGACGCCTCGCCGTCGCCCGCGCTGGACGAACTCCGGCGGCAGGCCGAAAGGCTGTTCGGCGACCTGCAGCAGATCCGCGGCGAAGCCTTGCTCGCGGCCGGAAACGCCCCCGCGGCAGTGCCGGCTCTGTCCCGCCGGGCCGAACTCGAACCGTTGAACGAAGCAGCCAATCTGCGTTTCGTCCGGGCTTTGCACGAGGCCGACCGCACCCCGGAGGCGCTTGAGCATTTCGAACTGTTCCGCCGCAGGCTCCGCGACGAGCTGGGCAGCTCGCCCAGTCCGGCAGCCGCAGCCCTGCAGGCCAGATTGCTGGCCCCCGGAAGCCCCGAGCGGATACCCGGCAACCCGCCGGTTCCAGCCCGACGCCAGTTCGTCTCCGGGGTGCGCGCCGCGCCGAATGAGCTGCTCGGCCGGGATGCGGATCTGGCCGGCGTCGAAGCGCTGCTGGAGTCCGGCCGGGTGACCACCGTGCTCGGGCCGGGCGGACTGGGCAAAACGCGTTTGGCCATGGAAGTCGCCCAGCGCGCCGCGGCCGCGGGCCTGCCCGGTGTCGTGGTGGTGGAACTGGCGAGCGTGCGCGACGGCGCCGATATCTGGCTGGCTCTGGCTTCGGCTCTGGGCATCGCCGAGCCGGGGCAGAAGGCCGCGCGGGTCGCCGTCGATGTCCGGCAGCGGATCATCGCGAACCTCGCCGAACGCAGAACCCTGCTGTTCTTGGACAATTGCGAACACGTGATCGCCGACGTGGCCGCGATCGTGGCGGATTTGATCGCCTCGGTGGCCGTGTTGAAGGTGCTCACCACCAGCAGGTCCCCCCTGGACATCGCTGGCGAACGGATTTACCCGTTGCAGGCGCTGGCCGTGGTTTCCGCTGAAGGGACGCCGCCGGCCGTGTCGCTTTTCCTGGAACGGGCCAACGCGGCGCGGCCAGGCGCCGCCCTGCCGATGCCGGCGGTGAGCAGCCTCTGCGCCCGGCTGGAGGGGCTGCCCCTGGCGATCGAATTGGCCGCAGCCCGGGTCCGGACGATGAGCGTCGAGGAGATCCAGAACCGGATCACCGAAAAATTCGCCATGCTCACGGTGTTGCGCGCCTCGGATCGGGCTGCCCCGGAGCGGCACCGCACCCTGCGCGCGGTGATCGAGTGGAGTTGGAGCCTGCTCCAAACCGAGGAACAAGCCACCCTGCGCCGGCTGTGCAGTTTTCCGGATGGATTTTCGCTCGATGCCGCGGTCGCCGTGGCCGGCTGGGACCGCACGGATTCCAGTTCGGTGGAGGACGACCTGGAAGCCCTGCTGAACCAATCGTTGCTCCGGATCCAGGAGCATCCGCTCAATGGGCAGCTGCGTTACCGGATGTTGGAAACCGTCCGGGAGTTCGGCAGCCTGGAACAGGACGTCGCCGGCGAGCAACGGACCGTGGCGGGACGGATGGCGGATTGGGCCCGGAATTGGTGCCTGGGCCGCATGGACCGCTGCTACGGGCCGCAACAAGTCGAAACCATCCGGGACATCACGGTGGAGCAGGACAACCTGGTTTTCCTGCTGCGCCGGGCGTTGACCGAAAAAGACAGCCCGACGGTGTTCTGGATCTTCGGCTTGCTGGGCAACTACTGGTCGATCCGCTCCATGCACCAGGATGTGATCAGTTTCGCCCCGGCAGTCTGGGACGCCGTCGTCGGCCAGGAGATCGACGACCGCGAAGTGCCTGCCGCGCTGCTGAGCTTCACCGTGCTGTCCGGCAACGTCGGCATGGTCGATCTGCGGCTTGCCGCCCGGGCCCGGACCATGATCCGGCGGATGCTGGCCCGGGAGGTCGAAACGGACGAGCATTTGCGGACCATGGCCGCGATCTGGCTGAATCTGGGCTCGGCACACCGGCTGCAGGCCAGCATTGCCAGCGCCCGATCCAGCGGAAATGCGCTCACCCAGGCGTCCGCATACATGGCCGAAGCATTTTTGCTGGAGAATTCGGGGCAAACCGTCAAGGCGATCACCGCCGCGCAGGAGGCCTTCCGACTGGCCAAGAAGTACGGCGACCCGTGGACCATGGGCACTGTGTCGGTGTCGCTTTCGCAGCTTTTCTCGCAGCGCGCAAACCACGCGCAGTCCCTGATCTGGGCCACCCGGGCGCTCGGCCAGCTCCAGGCTTTGGACGCGGTCGGCGACTTGCGCCAGCTGCACGCGATGATGGCGGCGAGCCAAGTCTCGATCGGACAGCTGGGCGCGGCCCGGGAAACCCTGGCAACCGCGCTGGCCAGCGTGCCGGGCGACGATCCGGAGCAAGCCGTGCTGGCCGGGAGCACGATTGCGCTCCAGGCCGAGATCGCACTGCATTCGGGTCAGCTCGCCGAAGGCTTGGAGATCTACCGGACGCTCTTGGATTCGCCGGTCTACCGGCAGATGCCGCCTGGTCCCTACGGTCCGTTGCTGTATTCCGCGGCGATCGGCGCCCATCTGTTGTTCGGGCTCGACGGCAGTACGCCGCGGCCCGGGCCGGACGGCGTACTGCCGCCCTTGGACCACTGGATCGCCCGGCTCCGGGTACGCACTTTGGTCTGGCGGCGGATCGGCGGCGACGCCTTCACCGACCGGCCGGTCCTGGGTTCATCGCTGCTGGTCATCGGTTCCTGGGCGGTGCTGACCAGTCCGCCGGAGAGCCCGCGGAGCCGCATCGGACTCGAATTGGTCTCGATGGCCGACGGCCGCCAGGACATGCCTTCGCTGCTCCGCGAGCCGCATCTGCGCGCGGCACGGAATCGGCTGGGCGATGCCGCCGTGGCCCGGGCGCTGCGCGCGGCTCCCGGCTTCGAAACCGAAACGGCGCTGGACCGCGCGTACCTTCTGCTCCGAGACCCAGCGCTGCGTTAA
- a CDS encoding adenine phosphoribosyltransferase, which translates to MQHDSKTDETVEARINRLCATVPDYPKPGITFRDLTPVFADGATLRAVVDALIEPFEGQFDAVAGVEARGFLLAAAAAYASGTGVITVRKAGKLPRAVYTESYDLEYGKAALELHQDDIPAGCRVLILDDVLATGGTLAAASRLFARAEVNVAGYGVVLELGELHGRAALAGHRVRSLVRL; encoded by the coding sequence ATGCAGCACGATTCCAAGACGGACGAAACAGTCGAAGCGCGGATCAACCGGTTGTGCGCGACGGTCCCCGACTACCCGAAACCCGGTATTACCTTCCGTGACCTCACTCCGGTGTTCGCCGACGGGGCCACCCTGCGCGCCGTCGTGGATGCGCTGATCGAGCCATTCGAGGGGCAATTTGATGCGGTTGCCGGCGTCGAAGCACGGGGTTTCCTGCTGGCGGCGGCCGCGGCGTACGCCAGCGGCACCGGCGTGATCACGGTGCGCAAGGCCGGGAAGCTGCCCCGGGCCGTGTACACCGAAAGCTACGACTTGGAATACGGCAAGGCGGCTTTGGAGTTGCACCAAGACGATATTCCGGCGGGTTGCCGGGTGCTGATCCTGGACGATGTGCTGGCCACCGGTGGAACCCTGGCGGCGGCATCCCGGCTTTTCGCCAGGGCAGAGGTGAACGTGGCCGGCTATGGAGTAGTGCTCGAATTGGGCGAACTGCACGGCCGCGCCGCATTGGCCGGACACCGGGTGCGTTCGCTGGTCCGTTTGTAG
- a CDS encoding DNA-3-methyladenine glycosylase, with protein MSGPAGLPLAEFLVQDALTVAPLLLGAELTSSFDGGSGRSAPVTVRITEVEAYLGEEDPGSHAFRGPTPRTQVMFGPAGYFYCYFVYGMHWSGNIICSPAGTASAVLLRAGEIIRGVELARSRRPATKRDADLASGPARLAAALGLARAADGVRIHDLAADPSSVEAAAAPGLGLRRNALAAAETISSGLRVGVSGAGGTEQFPWRFWISGNPSVSKYKAAVPRKRSGAPQSGA; from the coding sequence GTGAGCGGCCCGGCAGGGTTGCCGCTGGCCGAATTCCTGGTGCAGGACGCGCTCACCGTGGCGCCGTTGCTGCTCGGGGCCGAGCTGACCAGCAGTTTCGACGGCGGATCCGGCCGGAGCGCCCCGGTGACCGTCCGGATCACCGAAGTCGAAGCCTATTTGGGCGAAGAAGATCCGGGTTCGCATGCTTTCCGCGGGCCGACGCCCCGGACCCAGGTGATGTTCGGCCCGGCCGGATACTTCTACTGCTATTTCGTGTACGGGATGCATTGGAGCGGGAACATCATCTGCTCGCCGGCGGGCACGGCGTCCGCGGTGCTCTTACGGGCCGGGGAGATCATCCGTGGCGTCGAACTGGCCCGCTCCCGGCGGCCCGCCACGAAACGGGACGCCGACTTGGCCTCCGGCCCGGCCAGGTTGGCTGCGGCGCTGGGTTTGGCCCGTGCCGCGGACGGAGTCCGAATCCACGACTTGGCCGCGGACCCGAGTTCCGTCGAGGCGGCTGCGGCGCCCGGGCTCGGGCTCCGGCGGAACGCCCTGGCGGCTGCGGAGACGATCAGCAGCGGGCTCCGGGTCGGGGTCAGCGGGGCCGGCGGCACCGAGCAGTTTCCTTGGCGGTTTTGGATCTCGGGGAATCCGAGCGTTTCCAAATACAAAGCTGCGGTGCCCCGGAAGAGATCCGGGGCACCGCAGTCTGGTGCTTGA
- a CDS encoding SDR family oxidoreductase, with protein MKIVIAGGHGQIALFLGQQLAAAGHQPVGLIRKPGQQDELRSRGIAPVLLDIENSSVDQLAQALIGADAVVFAAGAGPNSGAARKDSVDRAGSVLLADAAEQAGVRRFVQISSMGADSVRAGSRPDGIDDDFYAYLVAKLGAEEDLVARSGLDWTILRPGRLVDDAGTGRVLLAEQTGRGSVPRADVASVVAELLLAGAGVGQVVELISGDTPIAEAVGALTA; from the coding sequence ATGAAGATTGTGATTGCCGGCGGACACGGCCAGATAGCGCTTTTCCTGGGTCAGCAGCTTGCCGCTGCGGGGCACCAACCGGTGGGGCTGATCCGGAAACCCGGGCAACAGGACGAGCTGCGGTCCCGGGGGATCGCCCCGGTGCTTTTGGACATCGAAAACTCTTCGGTGGACCAGCTCGCTCAGGCGCTGATCGGTGCCGATGCGGTGGTTTTCGCGGCCGGGGCCGGGCCGAACAGCGGAGCAGCCCGCAAGGACAGCGTCGACCGTGCCGGTTCAGTGCTCCTGGCCGATGCCGCCGAACAAGCCGGCGTCCGGCGATTCGTCCAAATCTCATCGATGGGTGCCGACTCGGTGCGTGCCGGCTCCCGGCCAGACGGCATCGACGATGATTTCTACGCGTATCTGGTGGCCAAACTCGGAGCCGAAGAAGATCTGGTTGCCCGGTCCGGACTGGACTGGACGATCCTCCGCCCGGGCCGGCTGGTGGACGACGCCGGCACCGGCCGGGTGCTGCTCGCCGAGCAGACCGGCCGGGGCTCCGTGCCACGGGCCGATGTGGCGTCGGTGGTGGCCGAATTGCTCTTGGCCGGAGCCGGCGTCGGGCAGGTGGTGGAACTGATTTCCGGCGACACCCCGATTGCCGAGGCAGTCGGCGCGCTCACCGCGTGA
- a CDS encoding HelD family protein — translation MLEAEPTHHHTGKAREELAHEREYVAGLYARLDELREEKLEQLGEVRRNTAVGSHQNRSERDAFASLYEDRLAQLNAVDDRLVFGRLDLDSGEQRYIGRIGLSTEDLKQLMVDWRAPEAGTFYQATAFERQGVRRRRHLILQNRQVKAIEDDVLDPQMLSDSEALQGEGALLAALNSKRTGRMSDIVGTIQAEQDRVIRSPLAGALVVQGGPGTGKTAVALHRAAYLLYTHRDRLKSAGVLLVGPSSSFMTYIERVLPSLGETGVVMANLGRLMPGINAVGTEAPEIAEIKGRALMATVIGRAVGNRQRIPAEDRVLDVEGQKIVLTPKQVRRARDKARATGKPHNEARLTFVKILLRELTEQLTEIVEGKSIGNSADRSYLAEDVRASRDVRIALNLAWMPMSPEKLVTELFAKPALLEAAAPELGAAEREALYREPGRPWTEADVPLLDEAAELLGELDASGGRDAAAREAERKRDIANAERTLENVQQSLEDVGVDGVLSAEDLAEHNAVQAEQFTAAERAVLDRNWAFGHVVVDEAQELSAMQWRLLVRRCPMKSFTIVGDIAQTSAAAGASSWQQALSPHFGDRWQLEELTVNYRTPAQIAEAAARMANAAGQVVSAPKAVRDGVWPPIIDRVADLQQALLTAMPEELAAVDGGLLAVIAAPHRVAGLAKALRAEFGKRVGHGAGSLEQDIVVIDPHEAKGLEFDGVVIVEPAELVSAGRVGDLYVAMTRPTQRLRLLSSTALPAGIES, via the coding sequence ATGCTTGAGGCTGAACCAACACATCACCACACCGGCAAAGCCCGTGAAGAGCTGGCGCATGAGCGCGAGTACGTTGCCGGGCTGTATGCAAGGCTGGATGAGTTGCGCGAGGAGAAACTCGAGCAACTGGGGGAGGTGCGCCGCAACACCGCGGTGGGTTCGCATCAGAACCGGTCGGAGCGGGATGCCTTCGCGTCGTTGTACGAAGACCGGTTGGCGCAGTTGAACGCGGTCGACGACCGGTTGGTCTTCGGACGGCTGGACCTCGATTCGGGTGAACAGCGGTACATCGGCCGGATCGGTTTGTCCACCGAAGACCTCAAACAGCTCATGGTGGATTGGCGGGCGCCGGAAGCCGGCACGTTTTACCAGGCGACCGCCTTCGAGCGGCAAGGCGTCCGCCGTCGTCGGCATCTGATCTTGCAGAACCGGCAGGTCAAAGCCATCGAAGACGATGTGCTCGATCCGCAAATGCTCAGCGATTCCGAAGCCCTGCAGGGTGAGGGGGCGCTGCTCGCGGCGCTCAATTCCAAACGGACCGGGCGGATGAGCGACATCGTCGGCACCATCCAGGCCGAACAGGACCGGGTGATCCGATCGCCTTTGGCCGGAGCCCTCGTGGTGCAAGGCGGCCCGGGGACCGGGAAGACTGCAGTCGCGCTGCACCGGGCGGCTTATTTGCTGTACACCCACCGGGATCGGCTGAAGTCCGCCGGAGTGCTCCTGGTGGGTCCGTCCTCCTCGTTCATGACCTATATCGAAAGAGTGCTGCCTTCGCTCGGCGAGACCGGTGTGGTGATGGCGAACCTGGGCCGCTTGATGCCGGGCATCAACGCCGTCGGCACCGAAGCCCCGGAAATCGCGGAGATCAAGGGCCGGGCGCTGATGGCCACGGTGATCGGCCGAGCGGTCGGGAACCGGCAGCGGATCCCGGCCGAAGACCGGGTGCTGGACGTGGAGGGGCAGAAGATCGTGCTGACCCCGAAACAGGTGCGCCGGGCCCGTGACAAGGCGCGGGCCACTGGGAAGCCGCACAACGAAGCCCGGCTGACTTTCGTGAAGATCCTGTTGCGTGAGCTGACCGAACAACTGACCGAGATCGTGGAAGGCAAGTCGATCGGCAACAGTGCTGACCGTTCGTATCTGGCCGAAGACGTGCGGGCATCCCGGGATGTGCGGATTGCTTTGAATTTGGCGTGGATGCCGATGTCGCCGGAGAAGCTGGTGACCGAGCTGTTCGCCAAACCGGCCTTGCTCGAGGCCGCGGCGCCGGAATTGGGTGCGGCAGAACGCGAAGCGCTGTACCGGGAACCGGGCCGGCCGTGGACCGAGGCGGATGTCCCGCTGCTCGACGAAGCTGCGGAACTGCTCGGTGAATTGGATGCCTCCGGCGGCCGGGATGCGGCAGCCCGGGAAGCCGAGCGCAAACGGGACATCGCCAATGCCGAGCGGACGCTGGAAAACGTCCAGCAATCGCTCGAAGACGTGGGGGTGGACGGCGTGCTCAGCGCGGAGGACCTGGCGGAGCACAATGCGGTCCAGGCCGAGCAGTTCACCGCTGCCGAGCGTGCCGTGCTGGACCGGAATTGGGCCTTCGGGCACGTGGTGGTCGATGAGGCGCAGGAACTCTCCGCGATGCAGTGGCGGTTGTTGGTCCGGCGTTGCCCGATGAAATCCTTCACCATCGTCGGCGACATTGCGCAGACCTCGGCCGCGGCCGGGGCTTCGTCCTGGCAACAGGCCCTGTCGCCGCATTTCGGCGATCGGTGGCAGCTCGAAGAGCTCACCGTGAATTACCGCACGCCGGCCCAGATCGCCGAGGCCGCCGCGCGGATGGCCAATGCGGCCGGGCAAGTGGTTTCCGCACCGAAGGCCGTGCGCGACGGCGTGTGGCCGCCGATCATCGATCGGGTCGCCGATCTGCAGCAAGCATTGTTGACCGCGATGCCGGAGGAATTGGCCGCAGTCGACGGCGGACTGCTCGCGGTGATCGCCGCGCCGCACCGGGTCGCCGGTTTGGCCAAGGCCCTGCGCGCCGAATTCGGCAAACGGGTGGGCCATGGCGCCGGTTCCCTGGAACAGGACATCGTGGTGATCGATCCGCACGAAGCCAAAGGACTCGAGTTCGACGGTGTGGTGATCGTGGAACCGGCCGAACTGGTTTCGGCGGGCCGGGTCGGCGATCTCTATGTCGCGATGACCAGGCCCACGCAGCGGTTGCGTCTGCTCAGCAGCACCGCGCTGCCGGCCGGCATCGAGTCCTGA
- a CDS encoding DNA-3-methyladenine glycosylase 2 family protein, whose protein sequence is MDFEQRYRAIDARDPRFDGQFYTAVRSTGIYCRPSCPARTPRRENVHFYPTSAAAHEAGYRACKRCLPEAVPGTPEWNLRSDVAARAMRLIADGVVNRGGVELLAAQLGYSVRQLNRILLAELGAGPLSLARAARAQTARALLTSTGMKFADAAFASGFSSVRQFNDTVQQVFDLTPGQLRATATKRGNLPAAAGAGSGLRGTALNLKLPLRPPYDHGIFDFLAARAVHGVELADAESYSRTLALPLGHASITVQLPELPAGMDSGQRAWATDHLLLQASLQDLKDLPTLLSRVRRLFDLDADPIAIDNGLRNSLPERLAAVPGIRLPGALEASEMLLRAMVGQQITVQAARGQLHRLAALGGSVDSPVAGLDRLFPSPAQIAEHGADFLRGPKRRTDSILAAMARLAGSDESGRGLSLGVADDVQSLREKLLPLPGIGPWTVNYLAMRLLGAPDIFLDNDVAVRKGLAAVGLDAADTAALSPWRSYATVHFWRAAAARPADRAIGPGAPASAPRTARLRTSVSNEQKDANA, encoded by the coding sequence ATGGACTTCGAACAACGCTACCGGGCCATCGATGCGCGGGACCCCCGCTTCGACGGTCAGTTCTACACCGCGGTCCGGTCCACCGGAATCTACTGCCGGCCATCCTGTCCGGCCCGCACCCCGCGCCGGGAAAATGTGCACTTCTACCCGACCAGCGCGGCAGCGCACGAGGCCGGCTACCGGGCGTGCAAACGCTGCCTGCCCGAGGCGGTTCCCGGAACGCCGGAATGGAATCTGCGTTCCGACGTCGCGGCCCGGGCGATGCGGTTGATTGCCGACGGCGTGGTCAACCGGGGCGGCGTGGAACTGCTCGCGGCGCAGCTGGGCTATTCGGTGCGCCAGCTGAACCGAATCCTGCTCGCCGAACTCGGGGCCGGCCCGTTGTCCCTGGCCCGCGCAGCCCGTGCCCAGACCGCACGGGCGCTGCTGACCTCGACCGGCATGAAGTTCGCGGATGCCGCCTTCGCCTCGGGTTTTTCCTCGGTGCGGCAGTTCAACGACACCGTGCAACAGGTCTTCGACCTGACTCCCGGCCAGTTGCGCGCCACGGCGACGAAGCGCGGCAACCTGCCGGCTGCCGCCGGGGCCGGCTCCGGCCTGCGCGGAACCGCCCTGAACCTGAAACTTCCGCTGCGCCCGCCCTACGACCACGGCATCTTCGATTTCCTGGCCGCCCGCGCGGTGCACGGCGTCGAACTGGCGGATGCGGAAAGCTATTCCCGCACCCTGGCACTGCCCTTGGGCCACGCCAGCATCACGGTGCAATTGCCCGAGCTGCCTGCCGGTATGGATTCCGGGCAACGGGCCTGGGCCACCGACCACTTGCTGCTGCAGGCGAGTCTGCAAGACCTGAAAGACTTGCCGACGCTGCTCAGCCGGGTCCGCCGGCTCTTCGACCTGGATGCCGATCCGATCGCCATCGACAACGGCCTGCGCAACAGCTTGCCGGAACGCCTTGCCGCAGTGCCCGGCATCCGGTTGCCCGGAGCGCTGGAAGCGTCAGAAATGCTGCTGCGCGCGATGGTCGGCCAGCAGATCACGGTGCAAGCCGCCCGCGGGCAATTGCACCGGCTCGCCGCCCTGGGCGGCAGCGTGGACAGCCCAGTCGCCGGCCTGGACCGGCTCTTCCCGAGCCCGGCCCAGATCGCCGAGCACGGGGCCGACTTCCTGCGCGGACCGAAGCGGCGCACCGATTCGATCCTCGCCGCGATGGCCCGTCTGGCCGGATCCGACGAATCCGGCCGGGGACTCAGCCTGGGTGTGGCCGACGACGTCCAGTCGCTGCGCGAAAAGCTCCTTCCGCTGCCGGGGATCGGGCCCTGGACGGTGAATTACCTCGCCATGCGGTTGCTCGGCGCCCCGGATATCTTCTTGGACAACGACGTGGCAGTCCGCAAGGGCCTCGCCGCGGTGGGGCTCGATGCTGCGGACACCGCGGCACTGAGTCCCTGGCGCTCCTATGCGACAGTCCATTTCTGGCGGGCCGCCGCGGCCCGGCCAGCCGATCGGGCAATCGGACCCGGCGCACCGGCCTCGGCGCCGCGCACCGCAAGGCTTCGAACCTCAGTCAGCAACGAGCAAAAGGACGCCAACGCATGA
- a CDS encoding methylated-DNA--[protein]-cysteine S-methyltransferase — translation MNANFFTLTTPDGPFGVITSSETPERPGTAVVLASGWTDSVAELSGQIHRSLRPEQITEAAPDAKIEAAVRAFYAGDFAAVGQIEVLQKSGPFRSHAWEVLRTVQPGKPVTYSDYAELSGNPQAVRAAASACAFNAAALFVPCHRVVRLDGSMGGFRWGVQIKESLLARESAA, via the coding sequence ATGAATGCCAATTTCTTCACGCTAACCACCCCGGACGGACCGTTCGGTGTCATCACGTCGTCCGAAACCCCGGAACGGCCAGGGACCGCGGTGGTCCTGGCCTCCGGATGGACCGACTCGGTCGCCGAGCTCTCCGGCCAGATCCACCGCAGCCTGCGCCCCGAGCAGATCACCGAAGCGGCCCCGGACGCGAAAATCGAAGCAGCAGTCCGGGCTTTCTATGCCGGCGATTTCGCCGCAGTCGGGCAGATCGAAGTGCTGCAGAAATCCGGGCCGTTCCGCAGCCATGCCTGGGAGGTGCTGCGCACCGTGCAGCCCGGGAAGCCGGTGACCTACAGCGACTACGCCGAGCTCTCCGGGAATCCGCAGGCAGTCCGCGCGGCGGCGAGCGCCTGTGCCTTCAACGCCGCCGCACTTTTCGTCCCCTGCCACCGGGTGGTGCGGTTGGACGGCAGCATGGGCGGCTTCCGCTGGGGCGTGCAGATCAAGGAAAGCCTGCTGGCCCGCGAGTCCGCTGCCTGA